One Oryza glaberrima chromosome 10, OglaRS2, whole genome shotgun sequence DNA segment encodes these proteins:
- the LOC127753324 gene encoding probable inorganic phosphate transporter 1-8: MARQEQQQHLQVLSALDAAKTQWYHFTAIVVAGMGFFTDAYDLFCISLVTKLLGRIYYTDLAKENPGSLPPNVAAAVNGVAFCGTLAGQLFFGWLGDKLGRKSVYGMTLLMMVICSIASGLSFSHTPTSVMATLCFFRFWLGFGIGGDYPLSATIMSEYANKKTRGAFIAAVFAMQGFGILAGGIVTLIISSAFRAGFPAPAYQDDRAGSTVRQADYVWRIILMLGAMPALLTYYWRMKMPETARYTALVAKNAKQAAADMSKVLQVEIQEEQDKLEQMVTRNSSSFGLFSRQFARRHGLHLVGTATTWFLLDIAFYSQNLFQKDIFTSINWIPKAKTMSALEEVFRIARAQTLIALCGTVPGYWFTVFLIDIVGRFAIQLLGFFMMTVFMLGLAVPYHHWTTKGNHIGFVVMYAFTFFFANFGPNSTTFIVPAEIFPARLRSTCHGISAAAGKAGAIIGSFGFLYAAQDPHKPDAGYKPGIGVRNSLFVLAGCNLLGFICTFLVPESKGKSLEEMSGEAEDDDDEVAAGGGAAVRPQTA; encoded by the coding sequence ATGGCgcggcaggagcagcagcagcacctgCAGGTGCTGAGCGCGCTGGACGCGGCGAAGACGCAGTGGTACCACTTCACGGcgatcgtcgtcgccggcatGGGCTTCTTCACCGACGCCTACGACCTCTTCTGCATCTCCCTCGTCACCAAGCTGCTCGGCCGCATCTACTACACCGACCTCGCCAAGGAGAACCCCGGCAGCCTGCCGCCCAACGTCGCCGCGGCGGTGAACGGCGTCGCGTTCTGTGGCACGCTCGCGGGCCAGCTCTTCTTCGGGTGGCTCGGCGACAAGCTCGGCCGGAAGAGCGTGTACGGGATGACGCTGCTGATGATGGTCATCTGCTCCATCGCGTCGGGGCTCTCGTTCTCGCACACGCCCACCAGCGTCATGGCGACGCTCTGCTTCTTCCGGTTCTGGCTCGGCttcggcatcggcggcgactACCCGCTGTCGGCGACGATCATGTCGGAGTACGCCAACAAGAAGACCCGCGGCGCGTtcatcgccgccgtgttcgCGATGCAGGGGTTCGgcatcctcgccggcggcatcgTCACCCTCATCATCTCCTCCGCGTTCCGCGCCGGGTTCCCGGCGCCGGCGTACCAGGACGACCGCGCGGGATCCACCGTCCGCCAGGCCGACTACGTGTGGCGGATCATCCTCATGCTCGGCGCCATGCCGGCGCTGCTCACCTACTACTGGCGGATGAAGATGCCGGAGACGGCGCGCTACACCGCCCTCGTCGCCAAGAACGCCAAgcaggccgccgccgacatGTCCAAGGTGCTCCAGGTCGAGATCCAGGAGGAGCAGGACAAGCTGGAGCAGATGGTGACCCGGAACAGCAGCAGCTTCGGCCTCTTCTCCCGCCAGTTCgcgcgccgccacggcctccaCCTCGTCGGCACCGCCACGACATGGTTCCTCCTCGACATCGCCTTCTACAGCCAGAACCTGTTCCAGAAGGACATCTTCACCAGCATCAACTGGATCCCCAAGGCCAAGACCATGTCGGCGCTGGAGGAGGTGTTCCGCATCGCGCGCGCCCAGACGCTCATCGCGCTGTGCGGCACCGTCCCGGGCTACTGGTTCACCGTCTTCCTCATCGACATCGTCGGCCGCTTCGCCATCCAGCTGCTAGGGTTTTTCATGATGACCGTCTTCATGCTCGGCCTCGCCGTGCCGTACCACCACTGGACAACGAAAGGGAACCACATCGGCTTCGTCGTCATGTACGCCTTCACCTTCTTCTTCGCCAACTTCGGCCCCAACTCCACCACCTTCATCGTGCCGGCGGAGATCTTCCCGGCGAGGCTGCGTTCCACCTGCCACGgcatctcggcggcggcggggaaggccGGCGCCATCATCGGATCGTTCGGGTTCCTGTACGCGGCGCAGGACCCGCACAAGCCCGACGCCGGGTACAAGCCCGGGATCGGGGTGAGGAACTCGCTGTTCGTGCTCGCCGGATGCAACCTGCTCGGGTTCATCTGCACGTTCCTCGTGCCGGAGTCGAAGGGGAAGTCGCTGGAGGAGATgtccggcgaggcggaggacgacgacgacgaggtggccgccggcggcggcgccgccgtgcggccGCAGACGGCGTAG